The Altererythrobacter sp. CAU 1644 genome has a window encoding:
- the egtD gene encoding L-histidine N(alpha)-methyltransferase, translating to MAAKKGIALVELDDDGVDKAFRADVLAGLGEQQKAVPARWLYDDAGSQLFEDITQLPEYYPTRAETEILSARGAEFAELIGPGRAVVEFGSGSSVKTPLLLKAIDPAAYVPLDISGDFLRAAATDLAVKFPGLPVYPVEADFMRRVELPPEVAEMPKLGFFPGSTIGNMVARTSVDLLRTMRETLGEGSKLLIGMDLIKDPAVLEAAYDDAQGVTAEFNYNLVRRINRELDGDIPLEALLHEARWVDDYARIEMHLVAQRDIAFTVSGRRFSMQAGETIHTENSHKFDRRTSTTLLLAGGWTPAHLWLDSERRFSLILADATVPRSAP from the coding sequence ATGGCAGCAAAGAAGGGAATCGCCCTCGTCGAGCTCGACGATGACGGTGTCGATAAGGCCTTCCGCGCCGATGTGCTCGCAGGTCTTGGCGAGCAGCAGAAGGCAGTTCCCGCGCGCTGGCTCTACGACGATGCGGGATCGCAACTGTTCGAGGATATCACCCAGCTCCCCGAATATTATCCGACCCGGGCCGAGACCGAGATCCTTTCAGCAAGGGGCGCGGAATTCGCTGAGTTGATCGGGCCGGGCAGGGCGGTTGTCGAATTCGGATCGGGAAGTTCGGTCAAGACACCGTTGCTGCTCAAGGCGATCGATCCCGCGGCCTATGTCCCGCTCGATATCTCGGGCGATTTCCTGCGCGCAGCCGCTACCGATCTCGCGGTCAAGTTCCCCGGCCTGCCGGTCTACCCGGTCGAAGCCGATTTCATGCGCCGGGTCGAACTGCCGCCCGAAGTGGCCGAAATGCCCAAACTCGGCTTTTTTCCAGGTTCGACGATCGGCAACATGGTGGCGCGCACCTCGGTCGACCTGCTGCGGACCATGCGCGAAACGCTGGGCGAAGGCTCGAAGCTGCTGATCGGGATGGACCTAATCAAGGATCCCGCAGTGCTCGAAGCTGCCTATGACGATGCCCAGGGGGTGACGGCCGAATTCAACTACAACCTCGTGCGGCGCATCAATCGTGAGCTGGATGGCGATATTCCGCTCGAGGCGCTGCTGCACGAGGCGCGCTGGGTCGATGATTACGCGCGGATCGAGATGCACCTCGTCGCTCAGCGTGACATCGCATTCACCGTCTCGGGCAGGCGTTTCTCGATGCAGGCGGGGGAGACCATCCACACCGAAAACAGCCACAAGTTCGACCGGCGGACGTCGACAACGCTGTTGCTCGCCGGCGGTTGGACGCCGGCGCATCTCTGGCTGGACAGCGAGCGGCGCTTCTCGTTGATCCTCGCCGACGCCACGGTACCTCGAAGTGCCCCGTGA
- a CDS encoding retropepsin-like aspartic protease family protein: MDRQVYDTYIYPMSIQNLWNNIAASIAAIPRSELLMLALAALVGGWIGAMMIRRRVPAGRIVRTASTVVLVGILVTVVLQLSRFDPRLEVAVPQLGLPEQVVEGGETRIPMADDGHFWLRAEINGVPANFLVDTGATVTAVSSNLAAEARLQPRRGGLPISIGTANGPVAAQLATAEEIRFGNVAARGLDVVIAPTLGETNVVGMNLLSRLKSWRVEGQTMVLVPNNPQEPIELR, translated from the coding sequence ATGGACCGGCAGGTCTATGACACCTATATCTACCCAATGAGCATCCAGAACCTCTGGAACAACATTGCTGCTTCGATCGCCGCTATCCCGCGCAGCGAGCTGTTGATGCTGGCGCTCGCGGCGCTGGTTGGAGGCTGGATCGGGGCGATGATGATTCGCCGCCGGGTTCCGGCAGGGCGGATCGTGCGGACCGCGAGCACGGTGGTTCTCGTCGGAATTCTCGTCACTGTCGTCCTGCAGCTTTCGCGGTTCGATCCTCGGCTCGAGGTGGCAGTGCCGCAACTCGGCTTGCCGGAGCAGGTGGTCGAAGGCGGCGAAACCCGCATCCCGATGGCCGATGACGGGCATTTCTGGCTGCGAGCGGAAATCAACGGGGTGCCAGCCAACTTCCTCGTCGACACCGGCGCGACCGTCACCGCCGTCTCCAGCAACCTGGCAGCCGAAGCGCGCCTCCAGCCGCGTCGCGGCGGGCTGCCGATCTCGATCGGGACCGCCAATGGCCCGGTCGCGGCGCAACTCGCCACGGCCGAGGAAATTCGCTTCGGCAATGTCGCGGCACGCGGTTTGGACGTGGTCATTGCGCCGACATTGGGCGAGACCAACGTGGTCGGCATGAACCTGCTGTCGCGGCTCAAATCGTGGCGGGTCGAGGGCCAGACCATGGTGCTGGTCCCGAACAATCCGCAGGAACCGATCGAACTGCGCTAG
- a CDS encoding recombinase family protein, translating to MKAVAYYRVSTAAQGRSGLGLEAQRAAVAELCASRGLEIIAEFTEVESGRKADRPELSEALRRAKLTGATLVVAKLDRLSRSVAFLSTLQDSGAKFIAADMPEANELTVHILAAVAQAERKAISTRTREALRAAKARGVRLGNPNGAAPLRRAGKGNAAALKARKAVIDSRARELAGEVAELRAAGASSLREIAAGLNERRIEAPRGGEWHPSGVRRLLNRLEVLA from the coding sequence ATGAAAGCGGTTGCCTATTATCGCGTTTCGACCGCAGCGCAGGGGCGCTCAGGGCTGGGCCTAGAGGCACAGCGGGCGGCTGTGGCTGAGTTGTGTGCATCGCGGGGGCTGGAGATTATCGCAGAGTTCACTGAGGTAGAGAGCGGCCGGAAGGCTGATAGGCCGGAGCTGAGCGAGGCCCTCCGCCGCGCAAAGCTCACCGGGGCAACCCTAGTGGTCGCTAAGCTGGACCGTCTGTCCCGTTCCGTTGCTTTCCTCTCCACTCTACAGGACAGCGGCGCGAAGTTCATTGCGGCCGACATGCCAGAGGCAAACGAGCTTACAGTGCACATCCTCGCCGCTGTTGCTCAGGCGGAGCGCAAGGCAATCTCGACGCGCACGAGGGAGGCGCTCAGGGCTGCTAAGGCGCGCGGAGTGAGGCTCGGCAACCCCAACGGCGCCGCACCGCTCCGCAGGGCGGGGAAGGGCAACGCAGCGGCCCTCAAGGCGCGCAAGGCAGTAATCGACAGTCGAGCAAGAGAGCTGGCTGGAGAGGTCGCAGAGCTGCGCGCCGCGGGGGCCTCAAGCCTTCGCGAGATTGCGGCGGGGCTCAATGAGCGGCGGATCGAAGCACCGCGAGGAGGAGAGTGGCACCCCTCAGGAGTGCGGCGGCTCCTCAATCGGCTGGAGGTCTTGGCCTAA
- the egtB gene encoding ergothioneine biosynthesis protein EgtB, with amino-acid sequence MPEPLVRASPSPSEQLAESYRSTRKLTEALVEPLSDADATIQSMEDASPAKWHLAHTTWFWETFLLRDYSDGYRLFDDDWPFLFNSYYEAEGERIARFSRGMLSRPSLEQIIGWRAHVDAAMEALLGRDDLADLIALGVAHEQQHQELLLTDIKHALIQNPLGPAMWDELPGPSQAQPDGWHEHPGGVALIGHDGKGFAFDNEGPRHRVLLEPFTLSHRLVTNREWQQFIDDGGYREARLWLSDGWAWVRENGVAAPLYWDEGRHFTHQGWQDRDPDAPVTHISYYEADAFATWAGARLPTEFEWEAVARGQHAEEAPAHDPSGGNQLDRAGPVTPMGGGGLFGDCWQFTRSAYLPYPRFQPADGAVGEYNGKFMSGQFVLKGASCATARGHSRASYRNFFYPHQRWQFTGLRLAKDL; translated from the coding sequence GTGCCCGAACCACTTGTCCGCGCCTCGCCTTCACCGAGCGAGCAGCTGGCGGAAAGCTACCGGTCGACACGCAAGTTGACCGAGGCATTGGTGGAACCTCTCTCCGACGCCGACGCAACCATTCAGTCGATGGAAGACGCCTCGCCCGCAAAGTGGCACCTGGCGCACACGACGTGGTTCTGGGAGACGTTCCTCCTGCGCGATTATTCGGATGGCTATCGACTGTTCGACGACGATTGGCCGTTCCTGTTCAACTCCTATTACGAGGCGGAAGGCGAGCGCATCGCCCGGTTTTCGCGCGGCATGCTGTCGCGGCCCTCGCTCGAACAGATCATCGGCTGGCGTGCGCATGTCGACGCGGCGATGGAGGCTCTTCTCGGGCGCGACGATCTTGCCGATCTGATCGCGTTGGGCGTGGCGCATGAACAGCAGCACCAGGAATTGCTGCTGACCGACATCAAGCACGCGCTAATCCAGAACCCGCTCGGCCCGGCAATGTGGGACGAACTGCCTGGGCCTTCGCAGGCACAGCCTGACGGCTGGCACGAGCATCCCGGCGGCGTGGCGCTGATCGGTCACGACGGCAAAGGCTTTGCCTTCGATAATGAAGGGCCGCGCCATCGCGTGCTGCTCGAGCCTTTCACCCTGTCGCACCGGCTCGTTACCAATCGCGAGTGGCAGCAGTTCATCGACGATGGCGGCTATCGCGAGGCGCGGCTGTGGCTATCCGACGGTTGGGCATGGGTACGCGAGAATGGTGTCGCCGCTCCGCTCTATTGGGACGAAGGGCGACATTTCACCCATCAGGGCTGGCAGGACCGCGATCCGGATGCGCCCGTCACGCATATCTCCTATTACGAGGCCGATGCGTTCGCCACCTGGGCGGGCGCGCGTTTACCGACCGAATTCGAATGGGAAGCAGTGGCGCGCGGCCAGCACGCGGAGGAAGCGCCCGCGCATGATCCCTCGGGCGGCAACCAACTCGATCGGGCAGGCCCGGTCACGCCAATGGGCGGCGGCGGCTTGTTCGGCGATTGCTGGCAGTTCACCCGCTCGGCCTATCTGCCCTATCCGCGTTTCCAGCCGGCCGACGGCGCGGTTGGCGAATACAACGGCAAGTTCATGAGCGGGCAGTTCGTGCTGAAAGGCGCCAGCTGTGCGACCGCACGCGGGCACTCGCGCGCATCCTATCGCAACTTCTTCTACCCCCACCAGCGCTGGCAGTTCACCGGACTGCGGCTGGCAAAGGACCTCTGA
- a CDS encoding DUF6161 domain-containing protein, translating to MSEATPWLRLDGEHIGEPLVFYSQEDAGKWVNAELVAWEWLWTEPRETGSLAPNQFLHHRNGFDALLSHLSGPLEPRSQAFSQFDNALRNMFNPANANSVPHSRSAAGSAVLAIKEAQGADVGRWAYQFHVRGTAFNQVGSATDYPLYLAAILHHEDIFSSFGDTLKKERSRYRTEITRLQNKVRELEKQRIVERERDRQLARKLVRRLLRQTKRVWEVGTLSSAKQVAEAIGSITETEHQYRAQMALMAPVQYWKDKAKVHGKWEAVYAATCLLYFFLAGLALWQTAGRTIDFLQGISGEGQASAYVITAGAILGGTTLLFWLGRVLVKLFLSEHHLRSESSEKAIMTQAYLSMETSEAKFGETDRAIVLASIFKSSPDGIVKDEGPTDLAGTALLARLLSR from the coding sequence TTGTCAGAGGCTACACCTTGGCTGCGGCTGGACGGCGAGCACATTGGCGAGCCGCTGGTCTTTTACTCACAAGAAGACGCGGGAAAATGGGTAAACGCCGAGCTGGTTGCGTGGGAATGGCTTTGGACTGAGCCGCGAGAAACGGGCTCATTGGCGCCCAATCAGTTCTTGCATCATCGCAATGGGTTCGACGCTCTTTTGTCGCATCTCAGCGGGCCGCTTGAGCCTCGCTCACAAGCATTCTCGCAATTCGACAATGCATTGAGAAATATGTTCAACCCAGCAAACGCGAATTCGGTTCCTCACTCGCGGTCTGCCGCGGGCTCAGCGGTCTTAGCAATCAAGGAGGCACAGGGCGCTGACGTTGGCCGATGGGCCTATCAATTTCACGTGCGGGGCACTGCATTCAATCAGGTAGGCAGTGCAACCGACTATCCGCTCTACCTTGCCGCAATCCTTCATCACGAAGATATTTTCTCTAGCTTCGGAGATACGCTCAAGAAGGAACGGTCTCGCTACCGAACTGAGATCACGCGGCTACAAAACAAGGTGCGCGAGCTTGAGAAACAACGGATAGTCGAACGTGAGCGTGATCGGCAGTTGGCGAGAAAATTAGTAAGACGCCTGCTCCGCCAGACTAAGCGGGTCTGGGAGGTGGGCACGCTCTCATCTGCGAAGCAGGTTGCAGAGGCTATTGGCTCCATCACGGAAACCGAGCACCAATATCGCGCCCAAATGGCGTTAATGGCTCCCGTCCAATATTGGAAGGATAAGGCCAAGGTCCACGGGAAATGGGAGGCGGTTTATGCCGCGACGTGCCTACTCTACTTCTTTCTCGCTGGTCTGGCTCTTTGGCAAACCGCAGGGCGCACGATTGATTTCCTACAAGGGATCAGCGGGGAGGGCCAAGCAAGCGCCTACGTAATCACGGCGGGCGCCATCCTTGGCGGCACCACTCTCCTGTTTTGGCTGGGTAGGGTGTTGGTCAAACTGTTCTTGAGTGAGCACCACCTTCGCAGCGAAAGCTCCGAAAAGGCGATAATGACGCAAGCCTATCTTTCGATGGAGACCAGCGAAGCTAAATTCGGAGAAACCGACAGAGCAATCGTCCTCGCTTCGATTTTCAAGAGTTCCCCCGATGGTATCGTGAAGGATGAGGGTCCAACAGACCTCGCCGGGACTGCATTGCTGGCAAGGCTACTTAGTAGATGA
- a CDS encoding STM4504/CBY_0614 family protein — MALLPLFSRRKRQAEQPASDVFEYDELPSKVRVQILMNIDECIGTVEDHRNSAEEIYKTIVKELREELGRGNLTGRRTHSFAQELHEWFGNMASLPEAFDAVELFAMLVRHVTRGRSQATEVFESHIARINARLLEAGIGYEISGVEVLKKSNEFLHSEVVRPALHVLSESRFSSANEEFREAHKAFRAAEYEDCLIDCLKAFESVMKVIAADKGWALPANATASKLVAALFENEFVPAYMKSQFDGLRALLESSVPTTRNRSGGHGKGTENRSVPASLAAFQLHQTAAIIVFLGELEK; from the coding sequence ATGGCTTTGTTACCACTCTTTAGTCGCCGCAAGCGACAAGCCGAACAGCCCGCCAGTGATGTTTTCGAGTATGACGAACTTCCCTCAAAAGTCCGTGTTCAAATTCTCATGAATATCGATGAATGCATTGGCACTGTGGAGGATCATCGCAATTCGGCTGAGGAAATCTACAAAACAATTGTCAAAGAACTTCGAGAGGAACTTGGTCGGGGGAACCTAACAGGACGCCGCACTCATTCATTTGCGCAAGAGCTTCACGAGTGGTTTGGGAACATGGCGTCGCTGCCAGAAGCCTTTGATGCGGTGGAGCTTTTCGCAATGTTGGTTCGGCACGTTACGCGCGGCAGGTCTCAGGCAACTGAGGTCTTCGAATCGCATATAGCACGAATTAACGCTCGGCTTCTTGAGGCAGGAATTGGCTACGAGATTTCAGGAGTGGAGGTGCTCAAGAAATCCAATGAGTTTTTACACTCGGAGGTGGTTCGCCCAGCCCTTCATGTCCTTTCAGAAAGCCGGTTCTCCAGTGCGAACGAGGAATTTCGCGAGGCACACAAGGCTTTTCGAGCGGCCGAATACGAAGACTGTCTTATCGATTGCCTCAAAGCTTTCGAAAGCGTGATGAAAGTGATTGCTGCCGATAAGGGCTGGGCATTGCCAGCCAACGCCACGGCGTCAAAACTAGTCGCCGCTCTTTTTGAGAACGAATTCGTTCCGGCGTATATGAAAAGTCAGTTCGATGGATTGAGAGCGCTTCTCGAAAGTAGCGTCCCCACCACGCGCAACAGGTCCGGGGGTCACGGCAAAGGCACGGAGAATCGTTCGGTCCCCGCTAGCCTTGCCGCCTTTCAACTCCACCAGACTGCGGCAATTATCGTGTTCCTTGGTGAATTGGAGAAATAG